The Sinomonas sp. P10A9 genome contains the following window.
GTCGGGGCCCTTGAGCTGGTCCATGGCGCTGACGATGGCCTGGAAGTCGGCCCCTCCGGTGGATGCGCCGATGCGATCCTTCCACGCCGGGCCACTCAGGTCCATCAGCGAGGCCGGGATCTGGGCCTCGCTGAGCTTCGTCTTGTTGTAGGCCAGCACCGTGGAGCGGGCAGCGATGCCCGTCCAGTCGCCTGCGGCAGGGCGGTATCGCGCGGGGACCTGGTCGAGGGTTCCCTGATCGAGCTTGGCGAGCAGGTGCGCGTTCTCGACCTGGTCCATGGCCGGGGAGTTCTCGGTCAGGAAGACATCCGCGGGGGACGCCTTGCCCTCCTCGATGATCTGGTTGCCCATCTCGAGGTCGTCGCCGTTGCGCAGGAGGACCTTGATCCCGGTCTCCTTCGTGAAGGCGTCCGCCCAGGCCGCGGTCAGCTGCTCGTGCTGGGCGTTGTACACCGTGATCGTGGTGCCGGCGTCTCCGCCGCCCGAGGACGCGGTAGAGGACGTGGCCGCGGGGCCTGAGCAGGCGGCCAGCGCTGTCGCGGCTGTTACGGCGGCG
Protein-coding sequences here:
- a CDS encoding iron ABC transporter substrate-binding protein; this encodes MPMSKLTTVKLVAAVTAATALAACSGPAATSSTASSGGGDAGTTITVYNAQHEQLTAAWADAFTKETGIKVLLRNGDDLEMGNQIIEEGKASPADVFLTENSPAMDQVENAHLLAKLDQGTLDQVPARYRPAAGDWTGIAARSTVLAYNKTKLSEAQIPASLMDLSGPAWKDRIGASTGGADFQAIVSAMDQLKGPDATLAWLKGIKDNARSFQDDTPVLAAVNKGDIEAGILYHYYSFVDQAQTGENSNNVALHYFRNQDPGAFVSVSGGAVLASSKHQEQAQKFIAFITSKAGQQVLADGKSFEYTVGSNVPSNPKLVPLTDLQSPAIDPGTLNSPEVEDLMTRAGLL